From Microbacterium sp. LWH11-1.2, one genomic window encodes:
- a CDS encoding TetR/AcrR family transcriptional regulator: protein MAKNESRRRTIADAGLTVLARDGSRGLTHRAVDVAAAVPTGTTSNYFRSRDALVAGLVERIGERLAPTPEDLERRASATPGPALFADYVRDIVRRLSDDRDVTIALFELRLESSRRPEVAAVLGAWQRAGLDGDVAFNAAAGLPGGRREIALFHYAIDGLLLDRLTSPIDPDTSTDEIVDALVAGLLR, encoded by the coding sequence ATGGCCAAGAACGAGAGCCGACGACGGACCATCGCGGATGCCGGCCTGACCGTGCTCGCGCGAGACGGATCCCGTGGACTCACCCACCGCGCGGTCGATGTCGCCGCCGCCGTCCCGACCGGAACCACGTCCAACTACTTCCGCAGCCGCGACGCCCTCGTGGCAGGACTCGTCGAGCGCATCGGAGAGCGCCTGGCTCCGACGCCGGAGGACCTCGAGCGCCGCGCCTCCGCCACGCCGGGACCGGCGCTGTTCGCCGACTACGTCCGCGACATCGTCCGACGCCTCAGCGACGACCGCGACGTCACGATCGCCCTGTTCGAACTGCGTCTGGAGAGCAGCCGCCGCCCCGAGGTCGCCGCGGTCCTCGGAGCGTGGCAGCGCGCCGGCCTCGACGGCGACGTCGCGTTCAACGCGGCGGCGGGTCTGCCCGGGGGCCGACGCGAGATCGCGCTGTTCCACTACGCGATCGACGGCCTCCTGCTGGATCGGCTGACATCGCCGATCGATCCGGACACCTCGACCGACGAGATCGTCGACGCCCTGGTGGCCGGGCTGCTGCGTTGA
- a CDS encoding peptidase, with protein MNVSIDWLAFLQVFAAALIGATAIVTFYALGLRLLVRSGRAPVVSPAEFTDAITVISEKELKRAAKQAAKAAKKSPLTESQKSLSLVGAYGCFVMCAAAVVAGILIIVLGH; from the coding sequence ATGAACGTGTCCATCGACTGGCTCGCCTTCCTCCAGGTGTTCGCCGCCGCTCTGATCGGCGCCACCGCCATCGTCACGTTCTACGCGCTCGGTCTCCGACTGCTCGTGCGCAGCGGGCGCGCTCCGGTGGTGAGCCCCGCGGAATTCACCGATGCGATCACCGTCATCTCCGAGAAGGAGCTCAAGCGGGCGGCGAAGCAGGCCGCGAAGGCAGCCAAGAAGAGCCCGCTGACAGAGTCGCAGAAGTCGCTCTCACTCGTGGGCGCCTACGGCTGCTTCGTGATGTGCGCCGCCGCGGTCGTCGCCGGCATCCTGATCATCGTCCTCGGACACTGA